Proteins found in one Onychomys torridus chromosome 21, mOncTor1.1, whole genome shotgun sequence genomic segment:
- the Msgn1 gene encoding mesogenin-1, with protein sequence MDNLGEPFLNLEDGLDSSDTVGLLASWDWKSRARPLELSQASPAQSLSPVPSLESYSGVALPCGHSGASTGGRDGYSSHGAGGLVELDYSMLAFQPAYLQAAGGLKGQKGSKVKMSVQRRRKASEREKLRMRTLADALHTLRNYLPPVYSQRGQPLTKIQTLKYTIKYIGELTDLLNGDGREPRPQSV encoded by the coding sequence ATGGACAACCTGGGAGAGCCTTTCCTCAACCTGGAGGATGGCCTTGATTCTTCGGACACCGTTGGCTTGCTGGCCTCCTGGGACTGGAAGAGCCGAGCCAGGCCCTTGGAGCTGAGCCAGGCATCCCCCGCTCAGAGCCTATCCCCAGTTCCTTCTCTGGAGTCCTACTCTGGGGTTGCACTGCCCTGCGGGCACAGTGGGGCCAGCACCGGAGGCAGAGATGGCTACAGCAGTCATGGAGCTGGTGGCCTAGTCGAGCTGGATTACAGCATGTTAGCCTTCCAACCTGCCTACCTACAAGCCGCTGGTGGTCTCAAAGGCCAGAAGGGCAGCAAAGTCAAGATGTCTGTCCAGCGGAGACGCAAGGCCAGcgagagagagaaactcaggaTGCGGACCTTGGCAGACGCCCTGCACACGCTCCGGAATTACCTGCCCCCTGTCTACAGCCAGAGAGGCCAGCCGCTCACCAAGATCCAGACACTCAAGTACACCATCAAGTACATCGGGGAGCTTACAGACCTCCTCAACGGTGATGGGAGAGAGCCCAGGCCCCAGAGTGTGTGA